One Euwallacea fornicatus isolate EFF26 chromosome 14, ASM4011564v1, whole genome shotgun sequence genomic region harbors:
- the LOC136343374 gene encoding facilitated trehalose transporter Tret1-like, translating into MGLKENEGSDTPQILAIVAACIPGVSSALLFSWPSPFLLVLINDKENYDISEIQAGLVPIFLPIGILISSIFLFTIHDKLGRKYTLLLLCIPQFLFWLITIFARDIYSFYIGRFICGVADGIMYAALPIYIGEVATPRVRGTWGNGQTFSFNAGFLLINVLGNYFTIHQTAYICLTLPILSAILFLRIPESPYYYLMKGQDERARTSLQWLLRKPDIESDFLQLKADVQRQISETGTWPDLYNIVSNRKALRASLFLRFTQQCAGIGTFENYIQYIFDKSNSGTLSPQISSIIFSALLWIVMTLFSAGLLDKFGRRKSFIISSLGCSILLAAESIYFFLDQFYSDSIDLSNFQWFPLAALIVYIITYCGGLGPLPSLMAGELFSASIKGKGLAVTNVGLAIILFVSAFLFQSLTTSIGLYAPFAVYSTLTFICFVLSFYVIPETKGKTLEEIQQELKGNAIIRITF; encoded by the exons ATGGGCCTCAAGGAGAATGAGGGCAGTGACACGCCACAGATACTCGCGATTGTTGCAG CGTGCATTCCTGGAGTGAGCAGCGCATTGCTCTTTTCCTGGCCATCCCCCTTCCTCTTGGTCTTAATTAacgataaagaaaattatgataTCTCAGAAATCCAGGCAGGATTAGTACCAATATTTTTGCCGATAG GTATTCTGATTAGTTCAATTTTCTTGTTCACAATTCACGACAAGCTGGGAAGGAAATACACGTTGTTGTTACTATGCATACCACAGTTCCTCTTCTGGTTGATCACAATTTTTGCCAGAGACATTTACAGTTTCTACATAGGACGATTTATATGCGGTGTTGCCGATGGTATAATGTACGCGGCCTTACCCATATACATAGGTGAAGTGGCAACGCCGAGAGTGAGGGGAACGTGGGGAAACGGCCAGACCTTTTCTTTTAACGCTGGTTTTTTACTTATCAATGTTTTAG GTAACTATTTCACAATCCACCAAACAGCCTACATCTGCCTGACCTTGCCAATTCTGTCTGCGATATTATTCCTGCGAATCCCGGAATCTCCTTATTATTATCTGATGAAAGGGCAGGACGAAAGGGCCCGGACATCCCTACAATGGCTGTTGAGAAAACCCGATATCGAATCTGACTTCCTGCAATTGAAGGCGGACGTCCAACGACAAATATCGGAGACCGGGACGTGGCCGGACTTGTACAACATTGTCAGCAACAGAAAAGCCCTGAGGGCCAGTTTATTTCTCAGATTTACTCAACAGTGTGCCGGAATTGGTACTTTCGAGAACTatattcaatatattttcgaTAAATCCAATAGTGGAACGTTAAGCCCGCAAATTTCTTCGATAATTTTCTCCGCGTTATTGTGGATAGTAATGACTCTGTTCAGCGCAGGGCTGCTGGACAAATTTGGCAGGAGAAAGAGCTTTATTATCTCTTCTCTTGGTTGCTCAATTCTCTTAGCGGCGGAAAGCATTTATTTCTTCTTAGATCAGTTTTATTCGGACAGCATCGACTTGTCCAACTTCCAATGGTTTCCCTTGGCAGCCCTAATTGTCTACATAATTACGTATTGCGGCGGATTAGGCCCTCTGCCAAGCTTAATGGCAGGAGAGCTGTTCTCTGCCAGTATTAAGGGCAAAGGGCTTGCAGTTACTAATGTAGGGCTAgcaataattttgtttgtgaGCGCCTTTCTATTCCAATCTTTAACAACTTCCATAGGACTGTATGCCCCGTTTGCTGTCTACTCAACCCTTACTTTTATCTGTTTTGTACTTTCTTTCTATGTTATTCCTGAGACGAAAGGTAAAACGCTTGAAGAAATCCAACAAGAGTTGAAAGGTAACGCGATAATTAGAATCACATTTTAA